Sequence from the Deinococcus sedimenti genome:
ACCTCCTGCTGGATGGCGGCGTACACGGCCGCGTAGTTCACGGCCTCGTTCAGGTCGTCGGTCAGGCCTGCGAAGGGGTAGTGCAGTTCGGCGTCCACGATGAAGCGGGCGCCCAGGACGGCCTCGGTGTCGAACACGCCGTGCCGGGCGTGGAATTCCAGGCCCTGCAGCACGACGCGGCTGTGCGGGGGGGTCGGGGTGGTCATCCCCCGAGTGTAGTTCGT
This genomic interval carries:
- the folB gene encoding dihydroneopterin aldolase; translated protein: MTTPTPPHSRVVLQGLEFHARHGVFDTEAVLGARFIVDAELHYPFAGLTDDLNEAVNYAAVYAAIQQEVTVPRHQLIEVLADRIARRVLRDQPRLTHLTVRVHKPFAPLPGVFRDVYAELTLTRGDL